The genomic window CAACCTCGGCTGGGACCGGGTACGCCTGCCCAACCCCGTCTACGAGGGCGACACCATCTACTCCGAGACTGAGGTCTTGAGTAAGCGCGAGTCGAAGTCGCGCCCGAACGTCGGCTTGGTCACCGTGCGCACCATCGGTTTCAACCAGGAGGGCACCATCGTGATCACCTTCGAGCGCACCATCATGGTGTATAAGCGCGGCCAGGGTCCGGGGCACGCTTCGGTGGAGCCGAAGTGGGACGAGCGCGCCCGGAAGGCCGCCGGCATCGAGGAGTAGGTCGGCGTTGCTTGCGCGTAGGTGCGGCACGGGGAGGTGGGTTCCCGTACCGCACCTTTCCTGTGATTCCCCCTGCATTTCCCGGCAGTAGGGGAGATTTCTGTACCCGCGCCTCCCGTGGTGTTTCTCCCGGTCGGCTATTCGAAGGCCTGCGCTAGCAGCCGCCCCGCGTTGGTCATGTGCTCCGCCATGGCCTCCCGGGCGGCGTCGGCGTCGCGCGCCCGAAACGCCGCCAGGATCGCCTCGTGATCTTGGGCGGACGCCGCGTCCCAGCCTTCGACTTCCACGTAGAACGAACGCGGTATATACCGAGCCACAATCCCTAAGATCTGCGCGAGCTTCGGGGAGTCGCCCAACTGCGTGATCAGCCGGTGGAAGGCGTGGTTACGTTCCTCGGCGCGGTCCCGGTCTTTCCGACGCTCTGCCGCCATCAGCTCGTAATGCACGGCCTCCAGTTCGTCGACGTCTGTCTCGGTGGCGTTGCGCACCGCCCGGAAAGTCAGTTCCCCCGCGAGAAAGGCATGTGCGGTGAAAATGTCGCGCAGGTCGTCGGCCGTCAACGGGGCCACGACGAAACCCACCCCCTGCGTGCGGTTCAGGAAGCCCTCGGTGCGCAGCGCCTGCAGCGCCTCCCGCGCCGGGGTCTGGGAAATGCCCAGTTCCCGGCCCACGTCCTCCGGACGGACCGTGGTGCCGGGCACGAGTTTCTTAGACAGGATGTCCTCACGTACGCGGGCCGCGGCCTTCGCGGCGAGCGAGCCACGCTTGGTGGCGGCGGTCTGGTCGGGCATGGGGCGCTCCTGGGGGTCGGGGTGGTGCACGGCGACTATATCCACCCTAGGGTCGAGGTGGTGAATAGGGGTATTCCAGGGATATCGAGTAATTACCAATATATCGTTGACGCAAATCGTGACTTGAGGCCCGCTGCCGGACTGAATTGGCTGGCGCTGGTACGACTCTCCCGCTCGACATTTCCCCGGGCTTGTCCGACAAGAGAATCTCGCGCGGCCAACGAAATTACACATACCTCGGCATGATCGGCGGCATTCTCCTCTCCGCCACCAAGCGCGCAACCTGGGAGCAGATCCAGGATAAGGTCGCCTCGCTGGCCGGGGAGGGCCGAACCTGCGAACGCGCGGAACACGCCCGCGGCCAGGCATTGGACACTCGCACGAGGATGGTGTCCGCGCTGGTGCCCGTCAGCTGAGACGGGGGCAAGGTTAAGGGTTAGCTGCTCCCTTAGGCGCAAAGTTGTAAAGGATAAGGCTTATCCTTTACAACAAGCGCCGCAGTGCCAAGGGTAAGAGTTATCCTTGGCACTGCGGATGGGGGAGGAATTCATGGCTGAATGGGTGGAACGGCAGTGGATCCCAATTGGCGGATCAGGACTGGGCAGGAGAGCTCGGGTGGGAGGGAAGTATCAGGCTTTTTGCCCTGACCCACTGGGAAGCCGGGGTCTCAGCCTGCCTACTGAACTGTCTAGATCCGCGAGTCGAACCGAGCAGAAAATCTTGGAATTATCGGACCGGGGAACACGTCGCCAGTCCGATTCAGGTGCAGGCTTGGAGGGCATCGCCAGATTTTTACTGCGTTCGGAAGCGATTTCTTCGTCGAGAATCGAGGGAATGGCCCCCGGCCCGGACAAGGTTGCCATTGCGGAATTGACGGCCAAAGACACAGGAGCCCGTGTGGCCAGCGTGCCTCAGTTAGTCGCCAACAACGTCTCTGTCCTTCAGCAGATGAGCGGTCAACTCCATGAGGCGGATGAGATGACTGTGGAGGACATTGTCGCTGCACAAGCGCTGCTATTAGGGGATCTCGATAACAGTGGCCTGCGGGAAAAGCAGAATTGGATCGGCGGGTCCTCCTACTCCCCGTTGGAGGCGGAGTTCGTTCCGCCGCCACCTGAACGCGTTACGGAATTGATGGATGACCTCGTCGACTATCTCAATGGGGCCACACACGGTGCGGTCATCCAGGCGGCGATGGTCCACGCCCAATTTGAAACGATCCATCCTTTCGCCGACGGTAACGGCAGGGTCGGACGCGCCCTGATCCACGCGGTCCTGCAACGAAGGGGGCTGGTGGATTCGCCGGTTCTTCCCATCAGCATGATTTTAGGGACGTGGTCGGACCGGTACGTGCACGGTTTAACACGCTTCCGCGACACGACGCCGGATTCCACGGGTGTTCTCGAGTGGATTGACATATTTGTCCAGGCGACCGCTGAGGCGGCAGATCATGCCCAACGAATGGCTGGGGAGTTGGAATCTCTCCGGCAGGAATGGCGGGAGAGGGTCGCTGATCACCGTCGTCAGCAGGGAAAAACCAGAGGTCTGCGGACGGACTCCATGGGGTGGAAGATCCTGGAGAACTTACCTGATCACCCCCTTCTGACCGGGCCAGTGGCAGCGGAGGTGTTCGGCACGTCTCGGACCTCGGCAGGGAAGGCTCTGGAGAGCCTTGTGGAAGCGGGAGTGTTGCGCAAAAAGTCTATCGATCGAGGCGTCACCGGCTATCTCGCTGACGAGGTCTTCGACCTGATCACCATAGCGGAGCGTCGGCTAGCCAGCACCAGGTTCGATACCGCGGTGGCCCCGCCGACCGCACGGGCGGTGCCGGAACTTCCTGACCGCTGATCTGTGGCGGGGCATCCGCCCAGCCAGGACGTTAGATAACCGGGGACTCGCCGGCGTGTTCCTGTCCGTTGACGCGGTAGAGGTGGTCGTTGACGAATTCGCCGACGCCCCAGCGGGCGAGTTCGCGTCCGTAGCCGGAGCGCCCGACGCCGCCGAAGGGCAGGCCGGCCAGCGTGACGGCGTGTTCGTTGACAAACGTCATGCCGTCCTTGAGCTGGGCCGCGACCTCGCTGGCCTTGTCCAGGTCCGCGCCCCACACGGAGCTGGACAGTCCGTAGTCGGAGTCGTTGGCGAGGCGGATGGCCTCGTCGACGTCCTTGGCCTTATAGACGATGGCGACGGGGCCGAAGATCTCGTTGCAACCGACGTCCGACTTCGGGTCGACGTCGGTGAGCAGGGCCGGTTCCATGTAGGCGCCGTCGCGGTCGATCTTCGCCCCGCCGACGCGCACCCTGGCGTCGCCGTTTTCGCGTGCCTTCTCCAGGCGTTCGACGATCTCGTCGCGGGCCTGGATCGACGACAGCGGGCCGACGTCGGCGTTCTCGTCGTCGTAGGCGCCGACCTTGAGCTCACCGATCTTCTTCTCCAGCGTGTCCACGGTGCGGTCGTAGAAGTCCTCGAGCACGATGAGGCGCTTCGGGGCGTTGCAGGCCTGGCCGGTGTTGTACATGCGGATGGGCAGGAACTGGTCGAGCACCCAGTCGAGGTTCTCGTCGTCGATGACCAAGAAGGGGTCGTTGCCGCCGAGCTCGAGCACGGACTTCTTGTAGTTCTCGCCGGCGGTCTTGGCCACGGCGGCGCCGGCGCCCTCGGAACCGGTCAGGGAGACGCCTTGGATGCGGGGGTCGGCGACGAAGTCGTCCATCTGGGAGCCGGAGGCGTAGACGTTGAGGTAGACGTCCTTCGGCAGGCCCGCCTCTTCGAGCAGGTCCTGGCAGGCCTGGGAGGACAGCGGGCAGATGGAGGCGTGCTTGAGCACGATCGTGTTGCCCAGCAGCAGGTTCGGGGCCGCGAAGCGGGCGACCTGGTAGTAGGGGAAGTTCCAGGGCATGATGCCCAACAGCGGCCCCAGCGGCTCCTTGCGCACGAAGGAGCGGTGCACGCCCTGGGCGGGCAGCTGCTCGTCGGCGAGCAGCTCGTGGGCGTGCTCGGCGTACCAGCGGTAAATGTCGGAGACGATGCCGATCTCGGCCTTGGCCCAGCGGGTCAGCTTGCCCATCTCGCGGCCGATGTGGTCGGCTAATTCGTCGGCGCGCTCGTCGTAGAGGTCTGCGGTACGGCGCAGGACGGCGGCGCGTTCGTCGATGCTGGTGGCGCGCCAGTCGGAAAACGCGGCCGTCGAACGGTCGAGGATGTCGTCCCGCTCGGCGTCGGTGATGCGGGTGAAAGTCTCTTCTGATTGTCCGGTGTTCGGGTTTTCCAGTGCAAAATCGCTCATGGCCCCTTTGTAACCATGCAGTCAGAGCTGCGCAATGAAACCGGCGGGCGGGACGTCGCCGCCGGCCCCATTATCGCTACTTGTCGATCCGGTCTTGTTCCGCGTTGCCCTCGTCGTCGACGACGACGTTGGCGGCCAACGGGATCTGGTGTGAGGCGCTCTCCAGGATGTGCATGAAATACCCGGCGGTGTTCGGCACGGCGATGACATCGCCCGGGGCCAGGGACTGCGGGAAGCGCATCCGGCGACGCAGGATGACCTCGTCTTCGATGCAGTAGGCGCCGACCAGGTAACCCTCGTACTCCCCGCCCGGGGCGGGCTGGGTGCGGATCAGCAGCGGGTCGACGAGGTAGTCGTCGGAGGTGGTGCGCACCTGGGTGCGGTTGACGGCCACCCCGATCAGCGGAACCCCGTCGCTGCGTTGTTTGAGGAAGGCGACGTCCATCAGCGTCATGCCGCAGCCGTCGAGAAGCGAGCGCCCCGGCTCTAGATGCAGGCGCAGCCCGCGTTTGGTGAGCGCGGAGGCGATCGTGCCGTCGGGGTGTTCGGCGTGCAGGATCTGACCGAGCCACTCGCCACGCACCGGCGCCTGGTGAAACGGGTAGGTGTTGTTCAGCGGGTCGGCCTTCCAGGTGAACGGCTCCGTCCGCCCGGCGACCATGTCGGCGCGCAGGTCCTGGTAGCGGCGCCACTGCTGCGCGTCGTCGAGGTAGCTCATCGGCACCCCGCCGCCGAGGTCAATGAACTCGATCGTCTCGTGGGTCGGGCGCAGCCCGTCGATCAGCCCCATCGCCTCGGTCAGGGCGGTGACCCGGTCGTCGGCGCCGTAGCCGTGCAGATGCACGTGCACGCCAACGACGTCGACATCGTCGACGGTCTCGGCCAAAGCCTCGGCCCAGACGCCGGATAACTCGCCGAAGCGGGTCGGCGGCAACGACCGCGGATCCGGCGCCAGGCGCGGCGCGACCCGGGCCCGGCGGCCCGCCTCACCCGCCACGGAGGAGATGCGGTGCAGCTCGGCGACGGTGTCCGCGGAGATCGCCACCCCGTTGTCCACCGCCAGGCGCAGCAGCTCGTCGGGCTTGATGGCGGCGCTGAGGATCAGCCGCTCGCCCGGCATCCCGGCCTCCAGGGTTTGGGCGAGTTCGCGGTGGCTGGCCACGTCCACCCCGTGACCGGCGTCGCGGGCGGTGTCGACGAACGCCAAGGCCTTATTCGCCTTGCGCGCATAAAAGACCCGCAGATCTACCCCGGCGGCGGTGCCCGCGTCGACGAGTTCGGCGGCGTTGCGGCGCATCGCGGCGGTGTGCAGCACGTTGACGGGGCTGCCGAAACGCTCCAGCAGGTCCCGGGCGCGGGCGGGGTCTTGGCTGAGCTCGCGCGCCCACGGCTCCAGGCGGGCGGTCATCGGCGGGGTGCCGTGCACCGCCGTGTCCGGGCCGTGCTCGGCCATCACCCGGCGCGCCCAGGTGGGGATCACGTCGTGCAGCGTGCGCGAGAGCGTGTCGTTGCCGAGCACGACTTCTTCGGTCATGCGGCCGACGGCGGCGATGTGTCGTTGGCCGACTAGCGTCGCGTCGGGTTCCACCGCCAGCGACTGGGTGCCGGGCCACAGCTGTGCCACGCCGGATTGCACCAGCGCGTGTTCGAGGGTGCCGGGCAGCACCCGTGGCGGGGCGAGCACGGCGTCGATGATCGTGTCGGCGTCTTCGGGCGGGGCGCCGGCGGCCAGGTGGGTCAGCGTGACCACGCCCGCCTCAATGAGTGCGAGCAGGCGCGCGGAGTTGATCTGCGGCGGGCCGAAAGCCAGGCGCTCTAAGCGGGCGGCCAGCTCGGTGAAGCCGTCGAAGCGCAGGCGTCCGCCGTAGGAGGCGATCTCGACGATTTCCGGGTACAGCTCCCGCCACGCCAGGCCGGCGCCGATGCGGGCGGAGCGTTCGCCGCGCAGTCCGCTGCGCAGCATCTCGTCCTGCGGGCCCACGGAGTCTTCGCCGGCCAGCACGGCGTCGATCTCTTCTCGGGTGACGTGCTCGTCGGCGAAGGTGAGCGCGACGTCGCCGAGCACCGCCAGCAGCTCGGCGGTCGTCTCCGCGGCGAGGATGCGCGGGCGCGCCGGGGCCACGATCTGGGCGGTCTCCTCGGCCGTCGGCGGGTCGGGCTTGACCTCCATGAGGCGCCCGGAGCGGGTGTACGGCACGATCGCGGCGGGTTCTTGGCCGCTGGGCACGTACTCCAGGAAGCCGTCGGCGCCTTCGGTGAAGCGCCCGCCGCGGCCCAGGGTCAGGGCGAGGGCCGCGTCGAGGAACGTCAACGACGCCCCGCGCACCGCGACGGTGGAACCGGCGACGATGTCCTCCAGATTGGCCATCGGGTAGGGCGAGATCGCCTCGGGCAGCGCGCCGGGCCAGTCGTCGGCGTGCCCGGTGGCGATGAGCACCTCGTCGTAGCGGCGGGCGTCGATGAGCCAGCCGCCCTGAGCGCCGGGTTCCACGGACTCGACGCGGGCGTTGATGTGGTGGACGCCGTCGAGGGCAGCCCAGCTGTCGCGCAGGAACTCGCCGACGAGCCGGCGCGGCGGGAACTGCGCCAGCGGCTGGGCTTCGCCGCGGGCGGCGCGCCAGTCGTCGAAAGTGCCGATGCCACTGCGGATGATCGCGGAGCGGACGTTGACCAGCCAGTAGTCCGGCTGATCCCCGTCGTAGGGGCCGGGGCGGACGTCGTCGTAGACGTCGAGGGCGAGGTCGACGCCGCGCTCACGGGCCAGCCGGGTCAGTTCTTCGGCGGCCCACAGGCCGCGGGGCCCGCCTCCGACGATGGCGACAGTCAACGTCATTGCATGATCCTTTCGTTGAGCTGGGGAAGTTCGACGCCGAGGGTGGCGCACACCCACTCGTCGCTGTAGACGGTGTCCAGGTAGGGGCGGCCGTCGTCGTGGAAGATCAGCACGGCGGTCTCCCCGGGGGCCATGCGGGGCGCGAACTGCTCGAAGGCGGCGACGACCGCCCCGCCGGAGGCGCCCGGGAGGATGGCCTCGGTGCGCGCCAGGCGGCGGGCGCCGATGATGGCGTCGAGCGCCTCGACGCGCACGATCTCGTCGGGGTGCACCGCATGGGAGAGCTCGGTGGCCACGCCCGCGCCGTAACCGGGCAGCACCCGGTCGCCGCGCTCGCCGCCGAAGAGGGCGGAGCCGACCGCGTCGACCGCGATGACGGTGGTGTCCATGCCACGGTCGGCGAGGTAGCGCTGGCAGCCGCCGAGGGTGCCGGTCGTGCTCACCGCCACGAACAGGTAGTCAGGGGCGGCGTCGAGCGTGGCGACGATCTCCGCCATCGTCCCCTCGTCGTGGGCGCGGAAGGCGGCCTGGTTGGAGTACTGGTCGAAGTTCACCGCCCCGCCGAGTTCCTCGATCAGCTCCGCCACGCGGGCCCGGCGGGCGATGAGCCAGTCGCCGGTCTCCGGGTCGGGGTCGGTGACCATGTGCACCGTCGTGCCGAGTGCGCGCATGTAGGTGGCCGTGGCGGAGTTGACGCGCGGGTCGACCACGCAGTGGAAGTCCCACCCGCCGACGACGGCCTGGCGGGCCAGCGCCACGCCCAGGTTGCCGGAACTCGACTCCACCGCGACGGCGCCGGGGCCCAGCAGGCCGGCCCGGCGGGCGTCTTCGACCATCGCCGTGGCCGTGCGGTCCTTGGCGCTGCCGCCGGGGTTGAAGCTCTCCAGTTTTGCGTAGGCGTGGACGCCACTGTCGGCGCCCAGATCTTTCAGGGCCACCAGCGGGGTCCTGCCCGTGGCGTCCATGATGCTGTCACAGACATATGAGTTATTGGGCATGAATGCCACGATAGCTTTGTGTTTCCCGCCGTGACGGCGATTGTGGGCGTGATGTCCTGAAGGGCCAGCTCAGAGGGCCGTGAAGGGCGGGCGTGCGCTGGTCCGGGCATGTGCTGCGGGGTGCGCGCGGGTCGCCCACGGATGTCGACGCCCGGAGGTGCTCTGGTCCAGCCGCGGGTGGGGTCAGACTCCGGCAGGGCTGAGAGAACCGCTGGTGAGAGGGTTTTAAAAAAGAATAAAAAAGATGTAAAACAATAAAAATCGACTCCCGTCGGGAGTCGATTGTTTAGGCCTTCCCAGAGTCTCTGGCAGGCGACTCGGGGAGCTTTCCCGCCGCTTCTCGTCGACACGCAGGGCGGGGAAGCGGGCGGGTCAGCGCACGTCGACGAACTTGTTCAGCACCCAGTTCTTCAGGGCGATGATGATCAGGCCCACGACGATGGCGGCGACGCCGACGGTGATGAAGAAGCTGCGCTCGGCGTCCGCGCTGGTCGGGTCGTAGAACCCGCCGAGGGTGCCGGACAGCGCGGTGCCCATCGACAGCGACATCAGCCACACCGCCATCATGCGGGACTGGAACGCGTCCGGGGCGACCTTGGTGGCCAGGGAGTTGCCCACCGGCGACAGCATGAGCTCACCCATCGTGAACAGGAAGAGGATCCACACGATCACCAACAGCGGCGTGGAGTTCTCCGCCCCGCCGGCGAAGGGCAGGAAGAAGAACAGGGAGACGCCGATGATGATGCTCGCAATGCCGAACTTCACCGGCGAGGACGGCTGGCGCTTGCCCAGCTTGGTCCACAGTGCGGCGAACACCCCGGAGAAGATGATGATGAACACCGGGTTGAAGGAGGTCACCTGTCCCGGAGTCAGCGTCAGGCCGAAGAAGTCCAGGTTGGTGCGCTGGTCCGCGTACACGGCCAGCACGGTGAACTGCGACTGGAAGATGGCGAAGAACACCACGGAGACCAGCAGCATCGGCAGGTAGCCGATGATGCGGGACTTCTCGGTCGCGCTGGTCAGCGGGGAGGAATGCATCTGCCACAGCAGGGTCACCGCCGCGATCAGCGCGATGACCGCGATGATGTTCGACAACCACTCCAGGCGCACCACGCCGGTGGCGATCAAGGCGACGATGACGGCGGCGGCGACCAAGGCGCCGACGGCCCACCGCAGGTACTGCGAACGCGGCAGCGGGTTGGGCGCCTCGCCGCCGGCGGCCGCGATCGTGGTCTTCCGGCCCGCGGTGTACTGGATCAGGCCGATGGCCATGCCCACGGCCGCGGCGCCGAAGCCCCAATGGAAGTTCTGCCAGCCCCAAAGCCAGCCGGAGATGATCGGGCCGAGCAGCCCGCCGATGTTGATAGCCATGTAGAAGATGGAGAAACCGGCGTCGCGGCGCGGATCCTGCTTCGAGTACAGCTGGCCGAGCACCACCTGCGAGGCGGTTTTCACGCCGCCGGAGCCGACGGCGATGGCGACCAGGCCGATGGCCAGGCCCGGGTAGCCGGGGATCAGGGCCAGGGCGATGTGCCCGAACATGACCAGGATCGCCGAGTAGAACAGCGTGCGCTCCGAACCCAGGATGCGGTCGGAGACAAACGACGCGATCAGCGCGGTCATGTACACGAAGCCGCCGTAGGCGCCGACGATGGACAGGGCCGCGCCCTGATCCATGCCCAGGCCGCCGTCGGTGACCGAGTAGTACAGGTAGAAAGCCAGCAGCGACTGCATGCCGTAGAAGCTGAAACGCTCCCACAGCTCGATGCCGAAGAGGTTGGCTAGGCCCCAGGGTTGGCCCAAGAAGGTGCGCTCTGTGGGTGGGAGCGCCGTGGTGGAGGGAGTTGTCATGAGGGTAATTGTGCCCCTGTCTCTGGAGTGATTCGAAATGATGCTGCCCAGCTGAGCGGTTGCGGGCAAAGTGCACGGGGTTGAATGCCGACGGGCGGGCTCACTCCGAGACCCTGGTCAGCAGTGGTGAATGGGCCGGGACTACACCCGTGCGGGGGAAGATTGAAAAATTCACTAGACAGGTGTCTAGTCGACGGGCAGGATGTGTTTCACCACACAGGAATCCGAAAGGAATGGCATGAATCTCACCTCGACCCCCGCCCTTCAGGGCAAGATCGCCGTCGTCACCGGAGCTGGCTCCGGCATGGGCCTGGCCACCGTCCGGGCCTTCCTCCGCGAGGGCGCCACCGTCTACGCCCTGGATATCTCGCAGGACAACCTCGACCGGGAACTCGGGTCGGAGGACGACGTCACCCTCATCGCCCTGGACATCGCCGACTCCGCGGCCGTCAACGACGCCTTCACCCGCGTGCGCGATGATCACGGCCGACTGGACGCGCTGGTTAACGCCGCGGGCGTGAGTACCCCCAACCGCCGCGCCACCGAATGGGTCGACGACATCAATCATCGGATGACCGACGCGATGAAAAAGGGCGAAGAGTTCGCGCCGGAGTTT from Corynebacterium maris DSM 45190 includes these protein-coding regions:
- a CDS encoding NAD-dependent succinate-semialdehyde dehydrogenase, which gives rise to MSDFALENPNTGQSEETFTRITDAERDDILDRSTAAFSDWRATSIDERAAVLRRTADLYDERADELADHIGREMGKLTRWAKAEIGIVSDIYRWYAEHAHELLADEQLPAQGVHRSFVRKEPLGPLLGIMPWNFPYYQVARFAAPNLLLGNTIVLKHASICPLSSQACQDLLEEAGLPKDVYLNVYASGSQMDDFVADPRIQGVSLTGSEGAGAAVAKTAGENYKKSVLELGGNDPFLVIDDENLDWVLDQFLPIRMYNTGQACNAPKRLIVLEDFYDRTVDTLEKKIGELKVGAYDDENADVGPLSSIQARDEIVERLEKARENGDARVRVGGAKIDRDGAYMEPALLTDVDPKSDVGCNEIFGPVAIVYKAKDVDEAIRLANDSDYGLSSSVWGADLDKASEVAAQLKDGMTFVNEHAVTLAGLPFGGVGRSGYGRELARWGVGEFVNDHLYRVNGQEHAGESPVI
- a CDS encoding pyridoxal-phosphate dependent enzyme, which gives rise to MPNNSYVCDSIMDATGRTPLVALKDLGADSGVHAYAKLESFNPGGSAKDRTATAMVEDARRAGLLGPGAVAVESSSGNLGVALARQAVVGGWDFHCVVDPRVNSATATYMRALGTTVHMVTDPDPETGDWLIARRARVAELIEELGGAVNFDQYSNQAAFRAHDEGTMAEIVATLDAAPDYLFVAVSTTGTLGGCQRYLADRGMDTTVIAVDAVGSALFGGERGDRVLPGYGAGVATELSHAVHPDEIVRVEALDAIIGARRLARTEAILPGASGGAVVAAFEQFAPRMAPGETAVLIFHDDGRPYLDTVYSDEWVCATLGVELPQLNERIMQ
- a CDS encoding peptide MFS transporter — translated: MTTPSTTALPPTERTFLGQPWGLANLFGIELWERFSFYGMQSLLAFYLYYSVTDGGLGMDQGAALSIVGAYGGFVYMTALIASFVSDRILGSERTLFYSAILVMFGHIALALIPGYPGLAIGLVAIAVGSGGVKTASQVVLGQLYSKQDPRRDAGFSIFYMAINIGGLLGPIISGWLWGWQNFHWGFGAAAVGMAIGLIQYTAGRKTTIAAAGGEAPNPLPRSQYLRWAVGALVAAAVIVALIATGVVRLEWLSNIIAVIALIAAVTLLWQMHSSPLTSATEKSRIIGYLPMLLVSVVFFAIFQSQFTVLAVYADQRTNLDFFGLTLTPGQVTSFNPVFIIIFSGVFAALWTKLGKRQPSSPVKFGIASIIIGVSLFFFLPFAGGAENSTPLLVIVWILFLFTMGELMLSPVGNSLATKVAPDAFQSRMMAVWLMSLSMGTALSGTLGGFYDPTSADAERSFFITVGVAAIVVGLIIIALKNWVLNKFVDVR
- a CDS encoding MaoC family dehydratase codes for the protein MTDQNKVPVEGWRGRFFEDFDVGDVYRHPLGRTVMDVDNSWMTLLTQNTAPIHFDRHYSSQTEFGQPLVDSTFTLALVTGQSVTDISMNVMANLGWDRVRLPNPVYEGDTIYSETEVLSKRESKSRPNVGLVTVRTIGFNQEGTIVITFERTIMVYKRGQGPGHASVEPKWDERARKAAGIEE
- a CDS encoding GntR family transcriptional regulator, producing MPDQTAATKRGSLAAKAAARVREDILSKKLVPGTTVRPEDVGRELGISQTPAREALQALRTEGFLNRTQGVGFVVAPLTADDLRDIFTAHAFLAGELTFRAVRNATETDVDELEAVHYELMAAERRKDRDRAEERNHAFHRLITQLGDSPKLAQILGIVARYIPRSFYVEVEGWDAASAQDHEAILAAFRARDADAAREAMAEHMTNAGRLLAQAFE
- a CDS encoding FAD/NAD(P)-binding protein — its product is MTLTVAIVGGGPRGLWAAEELTRLARERGVDLALDVYDDVRPGPYDGDQPDYWLVNVRSAIIRSGIGTFDDWRAARGEAQPLAQFPPRRLVGEFLRDSWAALDGVHHINARVESVEPGAQGGWLIDARRYDEVLIATGHADDWPGALPEAISPYPMANLEDIVAGSTVAVRGASLTFLDAALALTLGRGGRFTEGADGFLEYVPSGQEPAAIVPYTRSGRLMEVKPDPPTAEETAQIVAPARPRILAAETTAELLAVLGDVALTFADEHVTREEIDAVLAGEDSVGPQDEMLRSGLRGERSARIGAGLAWRELYPEIVEIASYGGRLRFDGFTELAARLERLAFGPPQINSARLLALIEAGVVTLTHLAAGAPPEDADTIIDAVLAPPRVLPGTLEHALVQSGVAQLWPGTQSLAVEPDATLVGQRHIAAVGRMTEEVVLGNDTLSRTLHDVIPTWARRVMAEHGPDTAVHGTPPMTARLEPWARELSQDPARARDLLERFGSPVNVLHTAAMRRNAAELVDAGTAAGVDLRVFYARKANKALAFVDTARDAGHGVDVASHRELAQTLEAGMPGERLILSAAIKPDELLRLAVDNGVAISADTVAELHRISSVAGEAGRRARVAPRLAPDPRSLPPTRFGELSGVWAEALAETVDDVDVVGVHVHLHGYGADDRVTALTEAMGLIDGLRPTHETIEFIDLGGGVPMSYLDDAQQWRRYQDLRADMVAGRTEPFTWKADPLNNTYPFHQAPVRGEWLGQILHAEHPDGTIASALTKRGLRLHLEPGRSLLDGCGMTLMDVAFLKQRSDGVPLIGVAVNRTQVRTTSDDYLVDPLLIRTQPAPGGEYEGYLVGAYCIEDEVILRRRMRFPQSLAPGDVIAVPNTAGYFMHILESASHQIPLAANVVVDDEGNAEQDRIDK
- a CDS encoding Fic family protein yields the protein MEGIARFLLRSEAISSSRIEGMAPGPDKVAIAELTAKDTGARVASVPQLVANNVSVLQQMSGQLHEADEMTVEDIVAAQALLLGDLDNSGLREKQNWIGGSSYSPLEAEFVPPPPERVTELMDDLVDYLNGATHGAVIQAAMVHAQFETIHPFADGNGRVGRALIHAVLQRRGLVDSPVLPISMILGTWSDRYVHGLTRFRDTTPDSTGVLEWIDIFVQATAEAADHAQRMAGELESLRQEWRERVADHRRQQGKTRGLRTDSMGWKILENLPDHPLLTGPVAAEVFGTSRTSAGKALESLVEAGVLRKKSIDRGVTGYLADEVFDLITIAERRLASTRFDTAVAPPTARAVPELPDR